One stretch of Chryseobacterium indologenes DNA includes these proteins:
- a CDS encoding BON domain-containing protein has product MKKTIAMAALAVAVSFGAVSCKKKVSDADLQTQATTVVTSNPNASVEVKEGVAHLSGTFADQASKDAMIAQLKAIKGVKDVMDMSKVEVAPAPVETKSAVDPAVQKKVQDAVKDFPTVKVEVINDELTLTGNVSKEQAKKIKQSVDALKVGKVKFNYTVK; this is encoded by the coding sequence ATGAAAAAAACTATCGCAATGGCTGCATTAGCTGTAGCTGTATCTTTCGGGGCAGTTTCTTGTAAGAAAAAAGTTTCTGATGCCGATCTTCAGACTCAGGCTACAACTGTAGTAACTTCTAATCCCAATGCTTCTGTTGAAGTAAAAGAAGGTGTGGCTCACTTAAGCGGAACTTTCGCAGATCAGGCGTCTAAAGATGCTATGATTGCTCAGTTAAAAGCAATTAAAGGTGTAAAAGACGTAATGGATATGTCTAAAGTAGAGGTAGCTCCTGCACCCGTAGAAACTAAATCTGCTGTAGATCCTGCTGTTCAGAAAAAAGTTCAGGATGCGGTAAAAGATTTCCCTACAGTAAAAGTAGAAGTAATCAATGACGAGCTTACCCTTACAGGAAATGTTTCTAAAGAACAGGCTAAGAAAATCAAACAGTCTGTAGACGCATTAAAAGTTGGTAAAGTAAAGTTTAACTACACGGTAAAATAA
- a CDS encoding SH3 domain-containing protein encodes MSTLQDKYSSVVSAAQSAGISNLQVQEQDGILYVSGDASNTAAKDAVWNALGAIDSTYSASDINIDVQVAGLASGASLTVATDESNLNIRQEPSTEAAVVGKAAKGSAVTLIEQTSDDWWKVKTADGQEGYAYSRYLRA; translated from the coding sequence ATGAGTACATTACAAGATAAATATTCAAGCGTAGTTTCAGCGGCTCAGTCTGCTGGGATTTCAAACTTACAGGTTCAGGAACAGGACGGAATTTTATACGTTTCTGGTGATGCTTCCAATACAGCGGCAAAAGATGCTGTCTGGAATGCTTTAGGAGCTATTGATTCTACTTACTCTGCTTCAGATATCAATATTGATGTACAGGTTGCAGGTCTTGCTTCAGGAGCTTCTCTTACTGTGGCTACAGATGAATCTAATCTAAACATCAGACAGGAGCCTTCTACGGAAGCTGCTGTAGTAGGAAAAGCAGCAAAAGGTTCTGCAGTAACGTTAATTGAGCAGACTTCTGATGACTGGTGGAAAGTAAAAACTGCTGACGGTCAGGAAGGATATGCTTATTCAAGATATTTAAGAGCATAA